The genomic DNA GCCATCGGCTATGCGTGTCATAACCACCCAGTCAGGGCTCGAATGAAAGGCCTTGGAGTATTTCTCTTCCATGAGACGCAGCGCATCCTCGGAGTTGCGCCGTTCCGTTATATCCTGGACCGTTCCCATCATCCGCAGCGGGGTACCGTTGTCATCATAGGTGACCTCGCCCTGCTGGTGAACCATCCGCTCCCCACCGGACGGGATGATCAGCCGGTGCTCGAAACTATAGCCCTGCCGGTCGTAAAGCGCCTCGTTCACCTTGCGGTTTACCAAGGCCCGGTCATCGGGGTGAACAATCCGGAGAAAGGCCTCATAGGAGGCCTCGAAAGCCTGCGGATAGAGGCCGAATATCCGGTAGATCTCATCAGACCAGGACATGTCGTTGGAACGGATGTTCCATTCCCAGTTGCCGACATGGGCAATCATCTGGGCCTTGGCCAGACCGGATGCCGTCTTTCTTAGAGATTCCTCAGCCTGGTTTCGCTGCAGGGCATAGCGGATGGAGCGCTCCAGCATGCCGCTGTCCAGCTCTCCCTTCACCAGGAAATCAACGGCCCCTGACTGCATCGCCTCAATATCAATATCCCTGTTATTGATCCCGGTAAGGACGATCATCGGACCGGAACAGCCGGATTCCCGGGCATTACGGATAAGATCAAGCCCGTTGCGACCACGGAGATTGTAATCGAGCAGATAGATATCGTGCTGGTTGGCGAGCATCGCCTCAAGTCCGGGCTCATAGGAGGAGAGCCACTCCAGGTTAAATACCCCCCAGCGGCTTGTGGCCAACAGTTCCCTGGTGATGACGTAGTCATCCTCATCGTCGTCTATCAGCAGCACACGTACCGGCATGTTACGTTCTAGCATGGCCCCTCTTCCGGCTTCAAAATGTCTCAGTCAACAAAAATCCCATTACTGCTCCGGGGGATCACCCCTGCCTGTTCAGCACGTTCGATCAGGCACGCTACCGCCTTTTGCCCTTCAGCTCCCATATCAACGGAGAAATCGTTTACGTACAGCGAGATATGGGCGGCACAAACTTCGTCGCTCATTTCCTGGGCATGGCTGCGGATATATGCCATCGCCGCACCCGGGTTGGCAAAGGCATGAGCCACACTGTCCGCCAGAGCGCGGTCAAGGAGCGCTATTGCCTCTCGCCCCAGCGAGCGCCTGGCAACGATCCCGCCAAGCGGGATAGGGAAACCAGTGGTTTCCTCCCACCACTCACCGAGGTCCAGCAGCTTCACCAGACCCGACTCCTGGTAGGTAAAGCGCGACTCGTGAATGATTACCCCGGCAGCCACCTCTCCGGCAATCACGCTAGGCATGATCTCGTGAAACGGCATGAACTTCAGCCGGGTGAGCAGTGGATCAAACATCCTGAGTAGCAGGCAGGCGGTAGTATACTCGCCTGGCACCGCAATCGGAAGCTCGCGAAGCCGCGCTAACTGGAGTTTTTCAGAAGCAACCAGCAGCGGGCCGCACCCCCTGCCGAGGGCCCCACCGGAGCGGAGCAGGCAGTACTGGTCGCGAACATGGCCGAAGAGGTGGTATGACACCTTGCTCACATCCAGCGCCCCGGACAGTACCAGACGGTTGAGGGTTTCTACGTCCTCCAACCTCTCCGAGAAGCGGAAGGGCGCCGGAATCAAGCCATTTACCAGGGCATTAAAGATAAAGGTATCATTCGGGCAGGTAGAAAACCCAAGGGTGAGACTTGGCTTGGCTGCGTCAAACGTGGCATCTTTTGCTTGAGACATCGCCATCGGTTAGTAACCTTCGAGAAATTTGAGAATAAAGCGCTGGGACTGTTCCACGGCAAAGGGGATGTCCCAGCGGGAGAGATCGCGATCCTCCACCAGGTTGCTTACTCCTCTTACCTCAAGGCAGTCAACCCCATGCTGCAAAGCAACCAAAGCAACCGCGGCGCCTTCCATGTTTTCGCATAACGGCGCGCTGTAACGGTCACAAAGCTCTCGCCCCCGTTGTTCCGTGCCGCTACAGGTCGAAACCGTCAGGAACCGCCCCCGGCGCAGGGGCAGATCAAGCGCTACGGCAAGCTGCCCGGCCTTTTCCGCCACGGAAAAAGAGAGTGGTATTTCATTGAAGTATCGCTCTCCCTTTATCTCAAGCATCGGAATACCGATGTGTTCCAGCCCCTGCCAGCCTGAAGGGGTCATGACCCCTTCATCCCCAAAGATCTCGCTGACAGCAAGGGCGAGATCGCCGATCTTGAGCCCGGCTTCCGGGTAGGCTCCGGCACAGCCGGTATTTATTACCAACTCAGGCTGCCACTGCATAATTAACGAAGCAGTGATGCTTGCGGCGTTCGCCTTGCCGATCCCGGAGGTTGCAATGACGATAGGCCGTTGCCCGGCACGGCAGGTATAGACCTCTGGGAAGCCGCGATCCGTAACGCGCTCGCAGCTCATGTTGCGTATCAGGAGGGAAACTTCCTGCACTACGGAGGCAATCACCAGAATCGGCTTCAACATGGCTCCCTTGATTACGAAAATGAAAGAGAAGCATACCACACCGCCACACCGCCATCAACTCTGTTCTGATCCCGTCTCCCGGCCTCTTTTCCCTTGCATAACCAAACCTCTTCAACTATCATTCACCACTGTTAATCAGCCATGGACAAGGTTTTCTATATGGAGAAATGGATAACGCCGGTTAACAGCCTCCTGGCGATTCTTATCATAACCGCTCTGGCAATGATTTCTGCCGATCTGGTTACCCGTCGAATTGCACGCATTGCCCCGGCATCCTCCGGCCCCACCGCAAAGACCTCCCAGCAAGCTCCGGTCGCCAAGCTGAACGAAGATATCACCTCGTTTGCACCGATACTCGAACAAGGGCTATTCGGCACCGCAACCCGCGGCAAACTCAGTACCATCACCATTGCTGCTGCCAACCAGAAGCCTGGGGCCCCGCCCCTGAACCAGGGGGACATGCTCCTGCTCGGCAGCGCCCTCGGCTCTTTTCGCGAAACCTTTGCCCTGATCCAAAAGACCGGGACCAGGGAGGAGCGGGTTTTCAGGCTCGGCGACCGGGTATTCGATGCCGGCCAACTGGTTTCCGTACAAAAGGAATACGCTGAAGTCCTGATCAGCGGCAAGCGGATCAAGATCTTGTCCCCTACTGCTCCGGGAGCAGGGCCAGCCGGACCGGGCGCAAATCCGGTGCCCCAACAGGGCGGCCTTGCCACCCAGATTGGTAGTGGCAGTTACGTTATCGACCAGCGCGCCCTGAACGCCGCCCTGGACAACATCGGCCAGGCCATGACCGATGCCAGGATGCTGCCGAGCACCAAAGATGGCAAAGTGGAAGGTTTCCGGGTTTCCGAGGTCAAGCCGACCGGCATCTTTGCCACCATCGGCATCAAGAACGGCGACGTGCTCCTGCGCATCAACGACTTTCCGATCGATTCGCCGGAAAAAGCGATTCAATCATTCGCCTCTCTCAAGGGCCAAAGCAGAATCAAGCTGGACATGATCCGCGACGGCCAGCCGTCTTCATTCAATTACGATATTCGCTAGCGGGGGTTGCCTTGCCTAAACGACTCAGCCATCTCATCATAAGCCTCATCCTCTTCGCCCTGCCGGTCCAGGCCTCAGCCAAAGGGGTAATCCTCAACTTCAACGATGTCGATATCTCGACCATGGTCAAGTTCATCAGCGACCTTACCGGCCGCAACTTCATCATGGACGAGCGGGTAAAGGGAAAGATCTCGGTCTACTCCCCGGCCAAGCTCTCCAATGACGAGGCGTTCAACGTCTTTACCTCGGTGCTTGAGCTGAAAGGGTTTACCGTTGTCCCCTCGGGACGGGTCAACAAGATCGTGCCGATTGCTTCCGCCAAGCAATCCGGAATGAAGGTCCTCGAAGACGGGGAGCGCCTGCCGGTAAACGATTCCTACGTGGCCAGGGTCATCTCCCTGGAAAACATCACTGCCAGCGAGGCAGTCACCTTCCTGCAGCCGGTGGTTTCCAAGGACGGCTACATCTCCGCCTTTGGCCCCGGCAACCTGTTGTTGGTGGTCGATTCGGCTCTCAACATCCAGAAGATCGTCGGTCTGGTTGACAAGATCGATACGGAACAGCAGCGGGAAGGGGCGGAACTGGTCTTTCTCAAAAATGCCTCTGCCGAGAGTGTTGCCAATGTGGTCAAGGACTGGATCGGCAGCAAGGATAAAACCGGGGCAAAACCTGCCGGTCAGTCCGCCGGCAGCGGCACCGTGGTGGCTGATTCGCGGCTCAACGCCCTGGTGGTCTTTGGCTCCGAAGCCCTCAAGGAAGACGTGAAACGTCTGGTAAAGGTGATCGACGTTATCCCGCCCGAGGCGAGCAGCAAGGTCAATGTCTATTACCTGGAAAACACCGACGCCACTGAGATGGCCAAGGTCTTGGATGGTGTGGTCAAGGGGATCAGCGTGCAGGCAACAGCGCAACCGGGCACGGCAGCAACTCCCCAGGCCTCTCCCTTTGAGAGCGGCAAGATCAGCATCACCCCGGACAAGGGGTCCAACTCCCTGGTGATCATGGCTTCGCCCAACGATTACAACAACCTGGTCCAGGTAATAAAAAAGCTGG from Geoanaerobacter pelophilus includes the following:
- a CDS encoding PAS domain-containing response regulator — translated: MLERNMPVRVLLIDDDEDDYVITRELLATSRWGVFNLEWLSSYEPGLEAMLANQHDIYLLDYNLRGRNGLDLIRNARESGCSGPMIVLTGINNRDIDIEAMQSGAVDFLVKGELDSGMLERSIRYALQRNQAEESLRKTASGLAKAQMIAHVGNWEWNIRSNDMSWSDEIYRIFGLYPQAFEASYEAFLRIVHPDDRALVNRKVNEALYDRQGYSFEHRLIIPSGGERMVHQQGEVTYDDNGTPLRMMGTVQDITERRNSEDALRLMEEKYSKAFHSSPDWVVMTRIADGRYVEVNDAFLQITGYSREEVIGRTSIDLGIWVDPRERVRMLKLLDERGKVRNLDVTFRIKSGATRFMVWSAEVIEFNGEAYLIAVARDVTEQRKLENDLVASKAELLRKHEELSRIFAQVETVKKEWEMTMDHVGDMVILADRDGKIKRCNRAFQQFVGLGYTEILGTDWVELLHQYDLITGMIYLQSIELYHEPTSRWFVLNPYPFDDPDFPDLSGTVITIHDATELKQISAQLEQAIRELEAR
- a CDS encoding 1,4-dihydroxy-6-naphthoate synthase, coding for MAMSQAKDATFDAAKPSLTLGFSTCPNDTFIFNALVNGLIPAPFRFSERLEDVETLNRLVLSGALDVSKVSYHLFGHVRDQYCLLRSGGALGRGCGPLLVASEKLQLARLRELPIAVPGEYTTACLLLRMFDPLLTRLKFMPFHEIMPSVIAGEVAAGVIIHESRFTYQESGLVKLLDLGEWWEETTGFPIPLGGIVARRSLGREAIALLDRALADSVAHAFANPGAAMAYIRSHAQEMSDEVCAAHISLYVNDFSVDMGAEGQKAVACLIERAEQAGVIPRSSNGIFVD
- the mqnB gene encoding futalosine hydrolase is translated as MLKPILVIASVVQEVSLLIRNMSCERVTDRGFPEVYTCRAGQRPIVIATSGIGKANAASITASLIMQWQPELVINTGCAGAYPEAGLKIGDLALAVSEIFGDEGVMTPSGWQGLEHIGIPMLEIKGERYFNEIPLSFSVAEKAGQLAVALDLPLRRGRFLTVSTCSGTEQRGRELCDRYSAPLCENMEGAAVALVALQHGVDCLEVRGVSNLVEDRDLSRWDIPFAVEQSQRFILKFLEGY
- the gspC gene encoding type II secretion system protein GspC, with translation MEKWITPVNSLLAILIITALAMISADLVTRRIARIAPASSGPTAKTSQQAPVAKLNEDITSFAPILEQGLFGTATRGKLSTITIAAANQKPGAPPLNQGDMLLLGSALGSFRETFALIQKTGTREERVFRLGDRVFDAGQLVSVQKEYAEVLISGKRIKILSPTAPGAGPAGPGANPVPQQGGLATQIGSGSYVIDQRALNAALDNIGQAMTDARMLPSTKDGKVEGFRVSEVKPTGIFATIGIKNGDVLLRINDFPIDSPEKAIQSFASLKGQSRIKLDMIRDGQPSSFNYDIR
- the gspD gene encoding type II secretion system secretin GspD, with the translated sequence MPKRLSHLIISLILFALPVQASAKGVILNFNDVDISTMVKFISDLTGRNFIMDERVKGKISVYSPAKLSNDEAFNVFTSVLELKGFTVVPSGRVNKIVPIASAKQSGMKVLEDGERLPVNDSYVARVISLENITASEAVTFLQPVVSKDGYISAFGPGNLLLVVDSALNIQKIVGLVDKIDTEQQREGAELVFLKNASAESVANVVKDWIGSKDKTGAKPAGQSAGSGTVVADSRLNALVVFGSEALKEDVKRLVKVIDVIPPEASSKVNVYYLENTDATEMAKVLDGVVKGISVQATAQPGTAATPQASPFESGKISITPDKGSNSLVIMASPNDYNNLVQVIKKLDRRSKQVFVKVLIAEVSLDKSRELGMQSGVVGGAALDKYLAVAGIYDPLGTLSSVLGSLSGSTSSSLLSNFEARPANVAAVLKALDKNGLLNILSTPNILTTDNKEAEINVGENVPFQGSSTVTTGFQTTSVERKDIGINLKIKPQISEGDYIRMDINQEISAVKDSKGQAIDLVTTKRSAKTSIIVKDKETVVIGGLIQDSENETVNKIPFLGDIPGLGWLFKTKTKIRQKTNLMIMLTPHIVKDAADLAATSQLQKSSFAEALSKDAPLNVREELQIKP